The genomic interval GGAGCCGTAAATTCTCCCGTCAACTAAAACTACTCCACCCATTCTATCATCGAGGGTAGTATTTCTCCACAGCTCAGTTACCGATTTACCATCCTCCGAAATTTGAAGCTGAACGCCTCCTTTTCCATAGCCACTTACGATATAAACTTTTCCATCTTGATAGGTAGGTGCATTGGCCTGAACAGAATATTTATTGGGATGTTCGAAGGTCCATAAAACCTCACCAGAATTCGCATCTAAACCTAATATCGATTCAGCTGTTTGAGTAATGAGTAAACGAGTGGCTCCACGGTCGATTACTATAGGCGAACAATAGGCAGAAATCTCACTATTTCCCTTTGAACTCCAAATCAATTCACCCGTATCTTTATGAAGAGCTAGAATATTATCCTTTACTCCACCTGGAGTTACAAATAGCTTTTCTCCATCTATCAATAGGTTTTCTGTAACGCCCCACTTAATATTTATGCCATCATAATCATTGAATAAATCCGTATCCCAAACTATTTCACCATCCTCAGTATTCATACAGGCTAAATAACCATAGGAGCTCATGATATATAGTTTATCACCATGAATAAGAGGAGTAGAACGGGTTCCCTCGAAGTTATCCATCCACTCTTTCCCAATAGATGCTTGCCATATTTTTTCCCCTGAATGGTTTAAGGCTACCACAAATCCATTTCCATCCTCATCAGTTCCAGAAGTAAAAACTCTATCACTAGTCACCGCTGCCGAACCATGTCCCAAGCCTAAATCATCATAATGCCATAGCATTTCTGGACCCGTTTCTGGCCAAATCTTCATTAATCCCTTGTCTGGATATTTTCCATCTCTATTGGGACCACGCCATTGTGCTACTTCTTGAGCTATCAAACCACCTATCAAAAGGC from Lentimicrobium sp. L6 carries:
- a CDS encoding PQQ-binding-like beta-propeller repeat protein, with protein sequence MKRVIFVFTLSLLIGGLIAQEVAQWRGPNRDGKYPDKGLMKIWPETGPEMLWHYDDLGLGHGSAAVTSDRVFTSGTDEDGNGFVVALNHSGEKIWQASIGKEWMDNFEGTRSTPLIHGDKLYIMSSYGYLACMNTEDGEIVWDTDLFNDYDGINIKWGVTENLLIDGEKLFVTPGGVKDNILALHKDTGELIWSSKGNSEISAYCSPIVIDRGATRLLITQTAESILGLDANSGEVLWTFEHPNKYSVQANAPTYQDGKVYIVSGYGKGGVQLQISEDGKSVTELWRNTTLDDRMGGVVLVDGRIYGSGDKKSWHCLDWETGEELYKSRMFKNGNIIYADGLLYCYSEAGTVGIVDPKSNDYSLVSTFDVPYGEKWHWAHLVIYDKKLYVRHDHSLMVYDIAEK